Proteins co-encoded in one Rhodopirellula bahusiensis genomic window:
- a CDS encoding TraM recognition domain-containing protein, whose product MPRSVYRQSAGNPIQTSMLPAEPLELEFAYRRGVDNTDDAYTWRVMKELTIASFVGLVACWLQLFVFDVGLLLMLGVAIALYLFLRAASSHFHAIRDLGLGMVLAAWIYHPFMPPIAIELFVALIASAFVAREISRHYAFVSTVAPMPLARAWDIRDSVCWTTLASSLLLVPIALAALIPHAMPVLLAASVFGWIVMTYLFVANPHAYFTGFCGAVKTWCSYNRDEHQLAGILSSPSGNCRRRLTLLVVALLLNVFAFFRVTVLSQAAEGAAQVGRLAGSVGPLEFIVNLAAVSLLFAALAIIPVLMLMLSVAIVGTPVFARLSIPKPSFVPAHEWKEITDRIRRSNNLVERNSLYLGRVSFDQSPMLVPHDVFREHAHFLGDSGSGKTARGLAPFIEQVLGSGNASVMVLDLKGDSPELLQTLRKGAETAKELTGNEVPVRYFTLREELATYGFNPFKLACWDKLNDLQKTDILCGALGLNYGTDYGEGYFSSANASVLYATVSHFPDINNFEQLRDRIAFVISRPKSHGLDDKSRDAGNHVRMSVTRLAAIASLNISDECTPNAEVLRHNIDPTRLFASAEAHYFSLSTTLGPGSSPEIARLATYMLLTAATMTDRNVPVYLVIDEFQRMASRNLDYLLQLARSMGVAVILANQSMQDLKRYDLISTLETNCRYRQWFAISGWDDQDRLSHASGETIDTLDSVSVTHSTSDRGASTSTNHSSREVVSPRLTKNDVKLVSDDDRKSIVLINRGSGYAQYGGMPVVIESDFHISQAEYSNRKSAPWPSDDKGTFVPSTWNRPTPTIPHRGRRANMTPTVTQETISIEPTKTATAGVPVAETPATKSPQAAKPRRKKSRATKRRKKQQQPQVSVEPTTQTENLFDRYLQENPIEIESDTSSVGASR is encoded by the coding sequence ATGCCGCGAAGTGTTTACCGCCAATCGGCCGGAAATCCGATTCAAACATCGATGTTGCCAGCCGAACCACTGGAGCTGGAATTCGCTTACCGTCGAGGCGTCGATAACACGGACGATGCTTACACTTGGCGAGTCATGAAGGAATTGACGATCGCCAGTTTTGTGGGCTTGGTCGCTTGCTGGCTACAGTTGTTCGTCTTTGACGTGGGACTGTTGCTAATGCTCGGTGTCGCGATTGCTCTGTACTTGTTTCTGCGTGCCGCCAGTTCTCACTTCCATGCAATTCGAGATCTTGGCCTCGGGATGGTCTTGGCAGCGTGGATTTACCATCCGTTCATGCCGCCGATCGCAATCGAGCTGTTTGTCGCCTTGATTGCTAGCGCGTTCGTCGCCAGGGAAATTTCGCGGCACTATGCATTTGTCTCGACCGTAGCTCCGATGCCTTTGGCACGAGCGTGGGACATTCGCGATTCGGTCTGTTGGACGACGCTGGCAAGTAGCCTGCTGCTTGTTCCCATCGCGCTTGCTGCTCTGATCCCTCATGCGATGCCAGTTTTGTTAGCGGCGAGCGTATTTGGCTGGATTGTCATGACGTACCTTTTCGTTGCGAACCCACACGCATACTTCACAGGCTTTTGCGGGGCTGTAAAGACTTGGTGCAGCTACAACCGAGACGAACACCAGCTCGCCGGCATTTTGAGTAGCCCGTCTGGCAACTGTCGCCGACGGCTAACATTGCTCGTCGTTGCTTTGCTGTTGAACGTCTTCGCATTCTTTCGCGTTACGGTGTTGTCGCAGGCGGCGGAGGGAGCCGCACAAGTTGGTCGCCTCGCTGGCTCGGTGGGTCCATTGGAATTCATTGTCAACCTTGCTGCGGTCTCATTGTTGTTTGCAGCTTTGGCGATAATCCCCGTCTTGATGCTGATGCTGTCCGTCGCAATTGTCGGCACACCAGTATTCGCACGGCTCTCGATTCCCAAACCAAGTTTCGTGCCAGCGCATGAATGGAAAGAGATCACTGACCGAATCCGACGCTCCAACAATTTGGTTGAGCGAAACAGTCTCTATCTTGGCCGCGTATCGTTCGATCAGTCGCCAATGCTTGTCCCGCACGATGTCTTCCGCGAACACGCACATTTCTTGGGTGACAGTGGCTCGGGAAAGACGGCGCGTGGATTGGCTCCGTTCATCGAGCAAGTGCTTGGCAGCGGAAACGCCAGCGTCATGGTGCTCGACCTCAAAGGAGATTCGCCGGAATTGCTGCAAACACTACGCAAGGGCGCGGAAACGGCAAAAGAACTCACTGGAAATGAGGTTCCTGTCCGGTACTTCACGCTACGAGAAGAACTTGCAACTTACGGCTTCAATCCATTCAAGCTGGCTTGCTGGGACAAGCTAAACGACCTTCAGAAAACCGACATTCTGTGCGGTGCACTGGGTTTGAACTACGGGACTGACTACGGCGAAGGCTACTTCAGTTCGGCCAATGCATCCGTTCTGTACGCCACAGTATCGCACTTCCCCGACATCAATAACTTCGAGCAACTGCGGGACAGGATCGCTTTCGTTATCTCACGACCAAAATCCCATGGCTTGGACGACAAGTCCCGCGACGCCGGGAACCACGTTCGCATGTCTGTCACCCGGCTGGCTGCAATCGCTTCGCTAAACATCTCGGACGAATGCACACCCAACGCCGAAGTACTTCGGCACAACATTGACCCAACCCGACTATTTGCAAGCGCTGAAGCCCACTACTTCAGCCTGTCAACAACTCTTGGCCCAGGTTCATCTCCTGAGATCGCCAGACTAGCAACCTACATGCTCCTTACCGCTGCAACCATGACCGACAGAAATGTTCCGGTCTATCTCGTTATCGACGAGTTTCAGAGAATGGCATCTCGAAACTTGGACTACCTGCTTCAGCTCGCTCGAAGCATGGGCGTTGCAGTGATTCTTGCGAACCAGTCCATGCAAGACCTCAAACGATATGACCTCATTTCAACGCTAGAGACCAACTGTCGGTACCGCCAATGGTTTGCGATCTCAGGTTGGGATGACCAAGACCGCCTTTCGCACGCAAGCGGCGAGACGATTGACACGCTCGATTCAGTATCCGTTACTCATTCAACAAGTGATCGCGGCGCAAGCACCAGTACCAACCATTCGAGTCGTGAAGTGGTCAGTCCAAGACTAACCAAGAATGACGTCAAGTTGGTGAGCGACGATGATCGCAAGAGCATCGTCCTGATCAATCGCGGTTCGGGTTACGCCCAGTACGGCGGAATGCCTGTTGTAATCGAGAGCGATTTCCATATCTCGCAAGCTGAATACAGCAATCGCAAATCCGCTCCGTGGCCATCTGACGACAAGGGGACTTTTGTACCGTCAACCTGGAATCGCCCGACTCCCACAATCCCTCACCGTGGACGGAGAGCAAATATGACGCCAACGGTTACTCAGGAGACCATCTCAATCGAGCCTACAAAGACAGCAACTGCAGGAGTTCCTGTCGCTGAAACTCCCGCCACCAAGAGTCCTCAAGCGGCCAAGCCACGACGCAAGAAATCGAGAGCAACAAAGCGACGAAAAAAGCAGCAGCAGCCGCAGGTGAGCGTGGAACCAACGACGCAGACAGAAAATCTGTTCGACCGATATCTCCAGGAGAACCCCATTGAAATTGAGTCGGACACGTCTTCCGTAGGAGCATCACGATGA
- a CDS encoding protein kinase domain-containing protein, whose amino-acid sequence MATNRPNHGRTVLADSGKLIATMNQRGITVEQLAQRAGCSVGTVNNLLVGKAVYRNTLAAIAEALDVSLAVLLSQTKGQASAGTVHEYLISEVLTDWIVASNGLRFQICRLRHLELDRQARGKRFDLRDLSTDEEQRCKTWIKRHPNVCSAIGNHPNIARNITAFHDPIESFYWVIDEWIEGETLARTLRSGKLSRSHAKSLIADIAHGLAALHGQEIVCRELSPSSILIHQPEGRAILTEFELAKLIDRGPTVSTDDWPADPYRAGEADSDDVDTRADIYSWGRIAIHVLAGELPPPGQERAFCESLSLPEPLTELIASATAFLRSDRPNSVAEVIRRLGLVDYER is encoded by the coding sequence ATGGCAACCAACCGGCCCAACCACGGACGAACCGTTTTGGCGGATTCCGGCAAGCTGATAGCGACCATGAATCAACGCGGCATCACGGTGGAACAATTAGCTCAGCGTGCCGGTTGCTCTGTGGGGACGGTCAACAACCTGTTGGTCGGCAAGGCTGTGTATCGCAACACCTTGGCAGCCATTGCCGAAGCCTTGGACGTATCGCTCGCCGTGCTGTTGAGTCAGACGAAAGGACAGGCGTCCGCTGGTACGGTCCACGAATATTTGATTTCGGAGGTGTTGACCGATTGGATTGTGGCGTCAAACGGGCTCAGGTTTCAGATTTGTCGTTTACGGCATCTGGAACTGGATCGTCAGGCACGTGGCAAGCGTTTTGACTTGCGTGACCTTTCAACCGATGAAGAGCAACGTTGCAAGACTTGGATCAAGCGTCATCCCAATGTCTGCAGCGCAATCGGCAACCATCCGAACATTGCCCGCAACATCACGGCATTTCACGATCCGATCGAAAGTTTCTACTGGGTCATTGATGAATGGATTGAAGGAGAGACGCTTGCGAGAACGCTTCGCTCCGGGAAGCTCAGTCGTTCGCATGCAAAATCTCTCATCGCCGACATTGCTCACGGATTGGCCGCTTTGCACGGTCAAGAGATCGTTTGCCGAGAACTCAGTCCGTCTTCGATTCTGATTCATCAACCTGAAGGTCGAGCGATACTAACGGAATTTGAACTTGCGAAACTGATTGATCGCGGGCCGACAGTTTCAACCGATGACTGGCCGGCCGATCCGTATCGCGCCGGGGAGGCTGATAGTGATGACGTGGATACGAGAGCAGACATCTACAGCTGGGGGAGAATTGCGATACATGTGCTAGCGGGAGAGTTACCACCACCAGGCCAGGAACGAGCGTTTTGCGAGAGTCTCTCCCTTCCCGAGCCCCTAACGGAATTAATCGCCAGCGCGACCGCATTTCTGAGATCGGATCGACCGAACTCGGTCGCAGAAGTTATTCGCAGACTCGGGCTGGTGGACTATGAGCGCTGA